One Natronomonas moolapensis 8.8.11 genomic region harbors:
- a CDS encoding DUF456 domain-containing protein — MLPVDPAVVAFALLVAGVAASFLPLVSGGVLSTLGVGYYWAATGEPGTLALFGFVALGGLTVAIDLLGGAISARAGGASTRTTAIAAVAAVALLPALGPFGAIIGVVGSVFALEYRRHGDARKGVRTAAATAVGMLASSAMQAVLTLSMLVGFVLVWL; from the coding sequence ATGCTCCCCGTCGATCCCGCGGTCGTCGCGTTCGCGCTGCTCGTCGCCGGCGTCGCCGCGAGCTTCCTGCCACTGGTGTCGGGCGGCGTCCTCTCGACGCTCGGCGTCGGGTACTACTGGGCGGCGACGGGCGAACCCGGGACGCTCGCGCTGTTCGGCTTCGTCGCGCTGGGCGGTCTCACCGTCGCTATCGACCTCCTCGGCGGGGCCATCTCGGCGCGGGCCGGTGGTGCGTCGACGCGGACGACGGCCATCGCCGCGGTCGCGGCCGTCGCGTTGCTCCCGGCGCTCGGCCCGTTCGGGGCGATCATCGGCGTCGTCGGATCGGTGTTCGCCCTGGAGTACAGACGCCACGGCGACGCCCGAAAGGGGGTCCGAACCGCGGCTGCCACGGCCGTCGGGATGCTCGCTTCGAGCGCGATGCAGGCGGTATTGACGCTGTCGATGCTCGTCGGATTCGTCCTCGTGTGGCTTTGA
- a CDS encoding phosphate-starvation-inducible PsiE family protein gives MSGDDTTDTETPSDPAGLGSSRTLAERYSHTVGRFVHVTELAAATVFAALFAVGVLDLLIQILAAVQSGGITDPLVVISFIDTGLLLLIIVEVYQTVLAYVEENETRRIVQLVIYTGVIAMVRKAIIFRTGEYGSLEEALLAAGSYAIIIFALVALLLAERSYGSDEIVPSD, from the coding sequence ATGAGTGGTGACGACACTACCGATACAGAGACTCCGTCCGACCCCGCCGGTCTGGGGTCCTCGAGGACGTTGGCGGAGCGGTACTCACACACCGTGGGCCGATTCGTCCACGTGACCGAGTTGGCTGCTGCGACCGTCTTCGCCGCGCTCTTTGCGGTCGGGGTCCTCGACCTGCTGATTCAAATACTTGCGGCCGTACAGTCGGGCGGTATCACCGATCCCCTCGTCGTTATCAGCTTCATAGACACGGGGCTTTTGCTTTTGATCATCGTCGAAGTGTACCAGACGGTACTCGCCTACGTCGAGGAGAACGAGACCCGACGGATCGTCCAGCTCGTGATCTACACCGGCGTCATAGCGATGGTCCGAAAGGCCATCATCTTCCGGACGGGCGAGTACGGCTCGCTCGAGGAAGCCCTGCTCGCCGCCGGGTCCTACGCGATCATCATCTTCGCGCTGGTCGCCTTGCTTCTCGCCGAGCGGTCATACGGGAGCGACGAGATAGTACCGTCCGATTGA
- a CDS encoding DUF7345 domain-containing protein — MHTVSRLLAALCIAALALSGVAGTAAAQSAADGQFVVELDADGDANATFSDEFDLSDPDEREVFERADSNAELRATAAERFGEEMRLVSRTANEALDRELRVGDVTVETAVVGETGVVAYEFRWENVAAVDDERVVLAEPFSLFESLDRELVVVAPEGYAIESVSPEPARAEGDTVAWPGLTTFGEEFEVVAVPDSGGTTEPIEHSRAGTTHGGAPLALGISALVLGSLLVGRKR, encoded by the coding sequence ATGCACACCGTCTCCCGACTCCTCGCCGCCCTCTGTATTGCGGCCCTCGCGCTCTCGGGGGTCGCCGGCACCGCCGCCGCCCAATCCGCCGCAGACGGCCAGTTCGTCGTCGAACTCGACGCCGACGGCGACGCGAACGCCACGTTCAGCGACGAGTTCGACCTCTCGGACCCCGACGAACGCGAGGTCTTCGAGCGGGCCGACTCGAACGCGGAGCTCAGAGCCACCGCTGCCGAGCGCTTCGGCGAGGAGATGCGGCTCGTCTCCCGGACGGCCAATGAGGCCCTCGACCGCGAACTCCGCGTCGGTGACGTCACGGTCGAGACGGCCGTCGTCGGCGAGACGGGCGTCGTCGCCTACGAGTTCCGCTGGGAGAACGTCGCGGCCGTCGACGACGAGCGGGTCGTCCTCGCCGAGCCGTTCTCGCTGTTCGAAAGCCTCGATCGCGAGTTGGTGGTCGTCGCACCCGAGGGTTACGCGATCGAGAGCGTCTCACCGGAGCCGGCGCGAGCCGAGGGCGACACCGTCGCCTGGCCGGGGCTGACCACCTTCGGCGAGGAGTTCGAGGTCGTTGCGGTCCCCGACTCGGGCGGGACCACGGAGCCCATCGAGCACTCGCGGGCGGGCACCACGCACGGCGGCGCGCCCCTCGCGTTGGGCATCTCGGCGCTGGTCCTCGGTTCGCTGTTGGTCGGCCGGAAGCGGTAG
- a CDS encoding DUF7554 family protein, which yields MFDRSELAVEDLLKVVLLLVIALLVLEIVGLFVEVLASISPVVAVVIVVLIIAHLLDWV from the coding sequence ATGTTCGACAGGAGCGAACTCGCCGTCGAGGACCTGCTCAAGGTCGTCCTCCTGCTCGTGATCGCGCTGTTGGTTCTCGAGATCGTCGGCCTGTTCGTCGAGGTACTCGCCTCGATTAGTCCCGTGGTGGCGGTCGTGATCGTCGTACTCATTATCGCGCATCTCCTCGATTGGGTATAG
- a CDS encoding 2'-5' RNA ligase family protein produces MYSCNVTVPPDLSRLARGLASDCFEATPRDRHSLLVKRLGDGRPSALARRVRGALAGVGPFEARLSTIELFRDPPVGPGPVAYLRVDSPRLLEIHRTLCELFDPVEGLEGEGYVPHVTIARGGDAGRLADRSVGSRTWTIDSLSVWSPKYDEAVERIALPV; encoded by the coding sequence GTGTACAGCTGTAACGTCACCGTCCCCCCCGACCTCTCGCGGCTGGCCCGTGGGCTGGCCAGCGATTGCTTCGAGGCGACGCCCCGGGACCGACACAGCCTCCTCGTCAAACGGCTCGGCGACGGCCGCCCGTCGGCGCTCGCCCGCCGGGTTCGGGGGGCGCTCGCCGGCGTCGGTCCTTTCGAGGCGCGGCTCTCGACGATCGAACTGTTCAGGGATCCGCCGGTGGGTCCCGGTCCGGTCGCGTACCTCCGGGTCGACTCGCCGCGGCTACTCGAGATACACCGCACGCTCTGTGAGCTATTCGACCCCGTCGAGGGGCTGGAGGGCGAGGGGTACGTCCCGCACGTCACGATCGCGCGCGGCGGCGACGCCGGGCGGCTGGCCGACCGATCCGTCGGAAGCCGGACCTGGACCATCGACTCGCTGTCGGTGTGGTCGCCGAAGTACGACGAGGCCGTCGAGCGGATCGCGCTGCCGGTCTGA
- a CDS encoding DUF6663 family protein, with amino-acid sequence MTRYIEGPFRLLAGRTDDEWLLLDVNSADPAYVPRSSLPDAAVGNRIDGDLRFEGEEPTLREATVDTETRFRFRRTDEALFEATRTCFETARAEGEAMNSRVTYDTDRNPNGIVYTFAEQPGSRDLFVEFRDGAKPLEPLLARAADGADPPFSVWVLDGDDPFLAVYIVLGPDGVLERTMRDTYG; translated from the coding sequence ATGACCCGCTACATCGAGGGGCCGTTCCGGCTGCTCGCCGGCCGAACCGACGACGAGTGGCTTCTCCTCGACGTCAACTCCGCCGATCCGGCGTACGTCCCCCGGTCGTCGCTGCCCGACGCCGCGGTCGGCAACCGGATCGACGGCGACCTCCGCTTCGAGGGCGAGGAGCCGACACTCCGCGAGGCGACCGTCGACACCGAGACGCGGTTTCGGTTTCGCCGCACCGACGAGGCGCTCTTCGAGGCCACCCGGACCTGCTTCGAAACAGCCCGCGCCGAGGGCGAAGCGATGAACTCGCGGGTGACCTACGACACCGACCGCAACCCCAACGGGATCGTCTACACCTTCGCCGAACAGCCCGGCAGCCGCGATCTCTTCGTCGAGTTTCGCGACGGGGCGAAGCCGCTCGAACCGCTGCTCGCCCGCGCCGCCGACGGGGCCGACCCGCCCTTCTCCGTGTGGGTGCTCGACGGTGACGATCCCTTCCTCGCCGTCTACATCGTACTCGGGCCGGACGGAGTGTTGGAGCGAACAATGCGGGACACCTACGGCTGA
- a CDS encoding geranylgeranyl reductase family protein, translated as MYDVVVVGAGPAGSRFARSAAERGRDIVVLESGEIGRPLACSGHVSLDIWAFVPDRARGELLQNEIRGARFHLGGADSPAHRFYKDGAVSNAIDRVGLDRTLADCARDAGAEVRPGHRVTAVRERSDRVEVDASGPDGLETFEGRLVCGADGPRSKVRREVGLPEPEELLHGVLGFSTEEDDDDFVDVHLTVPQFFAWRIPRRAAGVEYGLAVAPGDDAPGRFEALVDDYGVDVERRCSGAIPIGPPDRTVGKRSFLVGDAAGQTKPFTGGGILYGMRAADIAAREIDPAHPASLHEYEHAWRSALGGDQTLGAALRAGYSLPRPIQRAGLRALSGEIGVHMDRPSSLFSRAQLRALLSWQ; from the coding sequence ATGTACGACGTCGTCGTCGTGGGCGCTGGTCCCGCCGGATCGCGCTTTGCGCGCTCGGCGGCCGAGCGCGGCCGGGACATAGTAGTGCTCGAATCCGGCGAGATCGGCCGCCCGCTTGCGTGTTCCGGTCACGTCAGCCTCGACATCTGGGCGTTCGTCCCCGACCGGGCCCGCGGAGAACTGCTCCAAAACGAGATTCGCGGCGCGCGGTTTCACCTCGGTGGAGCCGACAGCCCCGCCCACCGGTTTTACAAGGACGGCGCCGTCTCGAACGCGATCGACCGCGTCGGCCTCGACCGGACGTTGGCCGACTGTGCCCGCGACGCCGGCGCGGAGGTCCGTCCGGGCCACCGCGTCACCGCCGTCCGCGAGCGCTCCGACCGCGTCGAGGTCGACGCCAGCGGTCCCGACGGTCTCGAGACGTTCGAGGGACGGCTGGTCTGTGGGGCCGACGGCCCCCGGTCGAAGGTCCGACGCGAGGTGGGTCTCCCCGAGCCCGAGGAGCTGCTACACGGGGTGTTGGGCTTCTCGACGGAGGAGGACGACGACGACTTCGTCGACGTCCACCTTACGGTCCCGCAGTTTTTCGCCTGGCGCATCCCGCGGCGGGCGGCGGGCGTCGAGTACGGCCTCGCGGTCGCGCCTGGCGACGACGCGCCTGGGCGGTTCGAGGCGCTCGTCGACGACTACGGGGTCGACGTCGAACGTCGCTGCTCGGGGGCGATCCCGATCGGCCCGCCCGACCGGACGGTCGGCAAGCGGAGCTTCCTCGTCGGCGACGCGGCCGGCCAGACGAAGCCCTTCACCGGCGGCGGCATCCTCTACGGCATGCGGGCCGCCGACATCGCCGCCCGCGAGATCGATCCCGCCCACCCCGCGAGCCTCCACGAGTACGAACACGCCTGGCGGTCGGCGCTGGGCGGCGACCAGACGCTCGGGGCGGCCCTCCGGGCCGGCTACTCGCTGCCGCGACCGATCCAGCGCGCGGGGCTGCGCGCGCTCTCGGGCGAAATCGGCGTCCACATGGACCGGCCCAGTTCCCTGTTCTCGCGGGCGCAGCTCCGGGCGCTTCTGTCGTGGCAGTGA
- the hisE gene encoding phosphoribosyl-ATP diphosphatase, which produces MNDDAPDPADADPAPAPADAEQTPDSEILDDLFAVIESRKAELPADSYTASLFTHEKGDNAVLEKLGEETTELVLAAKDDDTEEIAHEAADIVYHMLVLLSMKGMDLEDLRRELQERY; this is translated from the coding sequence ATGAACGACGACGCCCCCGATCCGGCGGACGCCGACCCGGCACCCGCCCCGGCGGACGCCGAACAGACGCCCGACTCGGAGATCCTCGACGACCTCTTTGCAGTGATCGAGTCCCGAAAGGCCGAACTCCCGGCGGACTCCTACACCGCCTCGCTGTTCACTCACGAGAAGGGCGACAACGCCGTCCTCGAGAAGCTGGGCGAGGAGACGACCGAACTCGTCCTCGCGGCCAAGGACGACGACACCGAGGAGATCGCCCACGAGGCCGCCGACATCGTCTATCACATGCTCGTGTTGCTGTCGATGAAGGGGATGGACCTCGAGGATCTCCGCAGGGAGCTCCAGGAACGATACTGA
- a CDS encoding bifunctional nuclease family protein, whose product MDAHIEGVRVAESPSGVVAVVTLGVEDGTDVLPIFVGFEEAASIARGLDAADIGRPLTHDLLLDVIEELGGRVDRVAVSSIDDGTYIADLHLDTPRESAVVDARPSDSLALAARTGADIEVDSSVFDTGREPIEEYAGLEDIREMIGA is encoded by the coding sequence ATGGACGCACACATCGAGGGCGTCCGCGTCGCCGAGTCCCCCTCGGGGGTCGTCGCCGTGGTGACGCTCGGTGTCGAGGACGGGACGGACGTCTTGCCGATCTTCGTCGGGTTCGAGGAGGCCGCGAGCATCGCCCGTGGCCTCGACGCGGCCGACATCGGCCGCCCGCTCACGCACGATCTGTTGCTCGACGTGATCGAGGAGTTGGGTGGTCGGGTCGACCGCGTCGCCGTCTCGTCGATCGACGACGGCACCTACATCGCCGATCTCCACCTCGACACGCCCCGCGAGTCGGCCGTCGTCGACGCCCGCCCGAGCGACTCGTTAGCACTCGCCGCGCGGACCGGGGCCGACATCGAGGTCGACTCGTCGGTGTTCGACACCGGGCGTGAACCGATCGAGGAGTACGCGGGCCTCGAGGACATCCGGGAAATGATCGGCGCATGA
- the pdxT gene encoding pyridoxal 5'-phosphate synthase glutaminase subunit PdxT encodes MLTAGVIAVQGDVAEHAAAIERAAERHGEVCRVETIRSSGTVPDCDLLLLPGGESTTISRLLAEEGIDEEIEAFAAAGKPVLATCAGLIVASSDAKDDRVETLDLLDVSVDRNAFGRQKDSFEAALDVTGLTEPFPAVFIRAPTIDSVDGGVEILASVEDRPVAVRQDNVFGTSFHPELTDDSRLHGLAFFQ; translated from the coding sequence ATGCTCACTGCGGGCGTCATCGCGGTCCAAGGCGATGTCGCCGAACACGCCGCGGCGATCGAGCGCGCCGCCGAGCGACACGGCGAGGTCTGCCGCGTCGAGACGATCCGCTCGTCGGGTACCGTCCCCGATTGCGATCTGCTCCTGTTGCCGGGCGGGGAGTCGACGACTATCTCGCGGCTGCTCGCCGAGGAGGGGATCGACGAGGAGATCGAAGCGTTCGCCGCCGCCGGCAAACCGGTGCTCGCAACCTGTGCGGGCCTCATCGTCGCCAGTTCGGACGCCAAGGACGACCGCGTCGAGACGCTTGATCTCCTCGACGTGAGCGTCGACCGGAACGCCTTCGGGCGACAGAAAGACAGCTTCGAGGCCGCCCTCGACGTGACCGGCCTCACGGAGCCGTTCCCGGCGGTGTTCATCCGTGCGCCGACGATCGATTCGGTCGACGGCGGCGTCGAGATCCTGGCGTCAGTCGAGGACCGGCCCGTCGCCGTCCGGCAAGACAACGTCTTCGGCACGTCGTTTCACCCCGAGTTGACCGACGACTCGCGGCTCCACGGGCTGGCCTTCTTTCAGTAG
- a CDS encoding metallophosphoesterase encodes MLAVLSDTHGREDARLSGRTAEAVEDASEIVHAGDFTTASVLDDFESYGRVHGVSGNNDTPEVCERVPTDRVLEWRGLRIAVVHGHEHTDTAVSMFGRQSSADLVVVGHSHEPAFRDGVVSVLNPGSHADPRWHRPAHAELEWDDAGGVARGRLVEPSGEVFDRFTVEAHGGR; translated from the coding sequence ATGCTCGCTGTTCTGTCCGATACGCACGGCCGCGAGGACGCCCGGCTTTCGGGGCGGACCGCCGAGGCCGTCGAGGACGCGTCGGAGATCGTTCACGCGGGGGACTTCACGACCGCGTCGGTGCTCGATGATTTCGAGTCGTACGGACGCGTCCACGGCGTCTCGGGCAACAACGACACGCCCGAAGTGTGCGAGCGCGTCCCGACGGATCGCGTTCTCGAGTGGCGTGGGCTCCGGATCGCCGTCGTCCACGGCCACGAACACACCGACACCGCGGTGTCGATGTTCGGTCGACAGTCGAGCGCCGACCTCGTCGTCGTCGGCCACTCGCACGAACCGGCGTTCCGCGACGGCGTCGTGTCGGTTCTCAACCCCGGCAGCCACGCCGACCCGCGCTGGCACCGACCCGCCCATGCCGAACTGGAGTGGGACGACGCCGGGGGCGTAGCGCGGGGACGACTGGTCGAACCCTCCGGGGAGGTGTTCGATCGCTTCACGGTCGAAGCGCACGGGGGTCGGTGA
- a CDS encoding ArsR/SmtB family transcription factor encodes MSLLPSSPDVSSGGDPRVVDLDSEAADELMAALSSSTARRILAALHEDPAPPSELADRVDTSLQNAQYHLENLEDAGAIEVVGTAYSEKGREMSIYGPADSPLVIVAGEQERAAGLRSALSRLFAGFLALGVGGAVIQALFGGDDAAPPVGSGADPGSAAPPEPKATPAPEPTPTPTPGGDVGAFDAPVDTPTPEPESTPAPRLTPEAAEEPVPEPTATPVPELEDAAAEGADGLSAILEGLVAGGMSPGLAFFLGGAVVLTVVVGVAYLRARRPA; translated from the coding sequence ATGAGTCTCCTGCCCTCCAGTCCGGATGTTTCCTCCGGCGGCGATCCGCGGGTCGTCGACCTCGACAGCGAGGCGGCCGACGAACTGATGGCCGCTCTCTCCTCGTCGACGGCCCGCCGGATCCTGGCGGCGCTCCACGAGGATCCCGCCCCGCCCAGCGAGCTCGCCGACCGCGTCGACACCTCCCTGCAGAACGCCCAGTACCACCTCGAAAACCTAGAGGACGCCGGCGCGATCGAGGTCGTCGGGACGGCCTACTCCGAGAAGGGCCGGGAGATGTCGATCTACGGTCCCGCCGACAGCCCGCTCGTCATCGTTGCCGGCGAGCAAGAGCGCGCCGCTGGGCTCCGGTCGGCCCTCTCGCGGCTCTTCGCCGGCTTTCTCGCCCTCGGGGTCGGCGGGGCCGTGATCCAGGCGCTGTTCGGCGGGGACGACGCCGCCCCGCCCGTCGGATCGGGCGCCGATCCCGGTTCGGCGGCGCCCCCGGAGCCGAAAGCGACACCCGCCCCGGAGCCGACACCCACGCCGACGCCCGGCGGCGACGTCGGCGCGTTCGACGCCCCGGTCGACACGCCGACGCCGGAACCGGAATCCACGCCCGCCCCGAGACTGACGCCCGAAGCGGCCGAGGAGCCTGTCCCGGAGCCGACCGCGACGCCGGTCCCTGAACTCGAGGACGCGGCCGCCGAGGGGGCCGACGGACTCTCGGCCATCCTCGAGGGGCTGGTGGCCGGCGGGATGTCCCCCGGTCTCGCGTTCTTTCTCGGTGGCGCGGTCGTCCTCACTGTCGTCGTCGGCGTAGCGTATCTCCGCGCCCGGCGGCCGGCGTGA
- a CDS encoding DUF7859 family protein, translated as MTGPVPVSPALDAPTLPAVGVPASPFFGVNPVLVGIILVLLLVVFALFLFVRKTLVNFSEGMRDGRRK; from the coding sequence ATGACAGGACCCGTTCCGGTTTCCCCGGCTCTCGACGCCCCGACGCTTCCAGCTGTCGGCGTTCCGGCGTCACCCTTCTTCGGCGTCAACCCGGTGCTGGTCGGCATCATCCTGGTGCTCTTGCTCGTCGTCTTCGCGCTCTTTTTGTTCGTCCGAAAGACGCTCGTCAACTTCTCGGAGGGGATGCGCGACGGCAGGCGGAAGTGA
- the leuS gene encoding leucine--tRNA ligase, whose translation MHDDGYDHAAVERRWQEAWDDASVYRTPDDVEDPTYVLGMYPYPSGQLHMGHVRNYTITDAYARYRRMRGDDVLHPMGWDAFGLPAENAAKERDTNPRDWTVDCIETMKGQMESMGFGYDWDREITTCTPEYYRWNQWLFVRFLEEGLAERRDAEVNWCPECETVLADEQVEGDDELCWRCDTPVGTRDLEQWFLKITEYADELLDDIDDLAGWPDSVRQMQRNWIGRQGGTELPFEITETPRAPDGRDEGTEPQAYGSVEAFTTRVDTIHGATFFALAPDHPISESLAETDPDVRRFVEEEADPDGDEPNGVATGLTATNPATGEAIPVYVADFVLSEVGTGALMAVPAHDERDHAFAKKNGLEIRPVVAPEPEAGEEPTVPDVESAAFTEDGVLVNSGTYDGLDSETARDRLTADIEGAETATQYRLRDWGISRQRYWGTPIPIVHCEACGAVPVPDEALPVELPEFVNTTGNPLDAAEEWKRTTCPDCGGDAERETDTMDTFVDSSWYFLRYVSPELDEAPFDRERANDWMPVDQYVGGIEHAVMHLLYSRFVTKTLADHEGLDHREPFENLLAQGMVQLEGEKMSKSKGNVVSPQAIVSEYGADTARLFTMQAAQPERDFDWSEQGVQSAYAFLARLSELVEAYAAGGIETTDEAGPIADYLESETEAAVVVATEEYDELVFNTAVRGAQSLVGTLRQYREYAAVHGESFERALSVAVRLLAPVAPHVCEELWETLGGDGFVVDAAWPEADTDRETVEKRRRLVENTREDVRQIVDVAGIDDPERIDIVVTPAWKHEALNVAIDSDAPNVIGELMQRDDIKRHGDAAASYGQTLQENREALQRTLDPEAELEALEAAAWLIEREFDAEVRVLAASEAPDDVAKQAEPSRPAIDIEE comes from the coding sequence ATGCACGACGACGGATACGACCACGCCGCGGTCGAACGACGCTGGCAGGAGGCCTGGGACGACGCCTCCGTGTACCGGACTCCGGACGACGTCGAGGACCCGACGTACGTCCTCGGGATGTACCCCTACCCGTCCGGACAGCTTCACATGGGCCACGTCCGGAACTACACGATCACGGACGCCTACGCCCGGTACCGGCGGATGCGCGGCGACGACGTCCTCCACCCGATGGGGTGGGACGCGTTCGGGCTCCCCGCCGAGAACGCCGCCAAAGAGCGCGACACCAACCCCCGCGATTGGACCGTCGACTGCATCGAGACGATGAAAGGCCAGATGGAGTCGATGGGATTCGGCTACGACTGGGACCGCGAGATCACGACCTGCACGCCCGAGTACTACAGGTGGAACCAGTGGCTCTTCGTGCGGTTCCTAGAGGAGGGGCTCGCCGAGCGCCGCGACGCCGAGGTCAACTGGTGTCCCGAGTGCGAGACCGTCCTGGCCGACGAACAGGTCGAGGGCGACGACGAACTGTGTTGGCGCTGTGACACCCCCGTCGGGACCCGCGATCTCGAGCAGTGGTTCCTGAAGATCACGGAGTACGCCGACGAACTCCTCGACGACATCGACGACCTCGCAGGGTGGCCGGACTCCGTCCGGCAGATGCAACGCAACTGGATCGGCCGCCAGGGCGGGACGGAACTGCCCTTCGAGATCACCGAGACACCACGCGCCCCCGATGGACGCGACGAGGGAACCGAACCGCAGGCGTACGGGAGCGTCGAGGCGTTCACCACCCGGGTCGATACGATCCACGGCGCGACTTTCTTCGCGCTCGCGCCGGATCACCCGATCAGCGAGTCCCTTGCGGAGACGGACCCCGACGTCCGCCGGTTCGTCGAGGAGGAGGCCGACCCGGACGGCGACGAGCCGAACGGCGTCGCGACGGGGCTGACGGCGACCAACCCGGCCACCGGCGAGGCGATCCCGGTGTACGTCGCCGACTTCGTCCTCTCGGAGGTCGGCACCGGCGCGCTGATGGCCGTCCCGGCCCACGACGAGCGCGACCACGCCTTCGCGAAAAAGAACGGCCTCGAGATCCGGCCGGTGGTCGCCCCCGAACCGGAGGCGGGCGAGGAGCCGACCGTCCCGGACGTCGAATCGGCGGCGTTCACCGAGGACGGCGTCCTCGTGAACTCCGGGACGTACGACGGCCTCGACAGCGAGACCGCACGCGATCGGCTCACGGCGGACATCGAGGGGGCGGAGACGGCCACCCAGTACCGGCTCCGCGATTGGGGCATCTCCAGACAGCGCTACTGGGGTACCCCGATCCCGATCGTCCACTGCGAGGCGTGCGGGGCGGTTCCGGTCCCGGACGAGGCGTTGCCGGTCGAACTCCCCGAGTTCGTCAACACCACCGGCAACCCCCTCGACGCCGCCGAGGAGTGGAAACGGACGACCTGTCCCGACTGTGGCGGCGACGCCGAACGGGAGACCGACACGATGGACACCTTCGTCGATTCGTCGTGGTACTTCCTGCGATACGTCTCCCCGGAACTCGACGAGGCCCCCTTCGACCGCGAGCGCGCCAACGACTGGATGCCCGTCGACCAGTACGTCGGCGGCATCGAACACGCCGTGATGCACCTGTTGTACTCGCGGTTCGTCACGAAGACGCTCGCCGACCACGAGGGGCTCGATCACCGCGAGCCCTTCGAAAACCTGCTCGCACAGGGGATGGTTCAACTCGAAGGCGAGAAGATGTCGAAATCGAAGGGCAACGTCGTCTCCCCGCAGGCGATCGTCTCGGAGTACGGCGCCGACACCGCGCGGCTGTTCACGATGCAGGCCGCCCAGCCCGAGCGGGACTTCGATTGGTCCGAGCAGGGCGTCCAGTCGGCGTACGCGTTCCTCGCGCGGCTGTCGGAACTCGTCGAGGCCTACGCCGCCGGGGGTATCGAGACGACGGACGAAGCGGGTCCGATCGCCGACTACCTCGAAAGCGAGACCGAGGCGGCCGTCGTCGTCGCGACCGAGGAGTACGACGAGTTGGTGTTCAACACCGCCGTCCGCGGGGCCCAGTCGCTCGTCGGGACGCTCAGACAGTACCGCGAGTACGCGGCCGTCCACGGGGAGAGTTTCGAGCGCGCGCTGTCGGTCGCCGTCCGGTTGCTCGCGCCCGTCGCCCCCCACGTCTGCGAGGAGCTCTGGGAGACGCTCGGCGGGGACGGCTTCGTCGTCGATGCCGCCTGGCCCGAGGCCGACACCGACCGCGAGACCGTCGAGAAGCGGCGGCGCCTCGTCGAGAACACCCGCGAGGACGTCCGCCAGATCGTCGACGTCGCGGGCATCGACGACCCCGAGCGAATCGACATCGTCGTCACCCCCGCCTGGAAACACGAGGCGTTGAACGTCGCCATCGACAGCGACGCGCCGAACGTCATCGGCGAGTTGATGCAACGCGACGACATCAAGCGCCACGGCGACGCGGCCGCCTCCTACGGCCAGACGCTCCAGGAGAACCGCGAGGCGCTCCAGCGGACGCTCGATCCCGAGGCCGAACTCGAAGCGCTCGAGGCCGCCGCCTGGCTGATCGAACGGGAGTTCGACGCCGAGGTGCGCGTCCTCGCCGCCTCCGAGGCCCCGGACGACGTGGCGAAACAGGCCGAACCGTCGCGGCCGGCGATCGACATCGAGGAGTAG